One part of the Amphiura filiformis chromosome 5, Afil_fr2py, whole genome shotgun sequence genome encodes these proteins:
- the LOC140153689 gene encoding protein max-like gives MSDEEGELDLESEAEKRAHHNALERKRRDHIKDSFNLLRDAVPNLQGEKVHASRAQILNKATEYIQFMRRKNNSHQNDIEDLKKQNLLLDQQIRLLEKTGAGDPRLVDNGLALLTSKGGTVSAFDGGSGSESESDDDSPSSRKRLKTEASGSTSSSSGPSSSKGSNDYYNDK, from the exons ATGAGCGACGAAGAAGGAGAATTGGATTTGGAAAGCGAG GCTGAAAAGCGTGCACATCATAATGCTTTGGAGCGCAAAAGACGGGATCACATCAAAGACAGTTTTAACCTTCTAAGAGATGCAGTACCAAACCTTCAAGGGGAGAAAGTACAT GCCTCCCGTGCCCAGATATTGAACAAAGCCACCGAGTATATCCAATTCATGCGACGAAAGAATAACTCACATCAGAATGACATAGAAGATTTGAAAAAGCAGAATTTGCTGCTGGACCAGCAAA TTCGGCTCCTGGAAAAAACCGGTGCCGGTGATCCACGTTTAGTCGATAATGGTCTTGCCCTTCTGACCTCAAAAGGTGGTACAGTGTCTGCTTTCGATGGTGGATCCGGTTCGGAGTCGGAATCTGACGACGATTCGCCCTCAAGCCGCAAACGGTTAAAAACAGAAGCTAGCGGGAGCACTTCCTCCAGCTCAGGTCCTAGTTCCAGCAAAGGTAGTAATGATTATTATAACGACAAATAA
- the LOC140153690 gene encoding uncharacterized protein produces the protein MCFDCLLAFPLFSSSPQAGAKKTLLKLSRPNTPAPTEADAPYGPPLKHDLNPEDLPVASENGSKGAQPIDDGDSGNYHPQEGAENDSMDPSTGMELDAVVLVDMDGAALGNHKESPPLETKQNHDESTPSDEKYVYEQEVEIEIETSLDEQLPIGSGDSSNTTDNTNDTMSTLQSTQKLLGHATTVTDGEKKTDQQPKVIGHLEVNLEYDEAGGRLKVAIMKASDLPNKQQGGFNNYRVRLSLRPKKQQSSKTRIRPVDDLVFRELFRFRQLPKEELPILELLFKMHGCGKYGKEKLVSDAILNLSALKAAAKQNFNIPLLEALPREKSKSGTENS, from the exons ATGTGTTTCGATTGTTTACTGGCGTTTCCGCTGTTCTCGTCCAGTCCACAAGCCGGTGCAAAGAAAACATTGCTTAAATTGTCCAGGCCGAATACTCCAGCACCAACAGAGGCAGACGCTCCGTATGGACCACctttgaaacatgatttaaatCCAGAAGATCTTCCAGTTGCATCTGAGAATGGTTCAAAAGGGGCTCAGCCAATAGATGACGGTGATTCGGGAAATTATCATCCACAAGAAGGTGCTGAAAACGACAGTATGGACCCATCAACAG GTATGGAATTAGACGCTGTCGTGTTAGTGGACATGGATGGTGCAGCGTTAGGAAACCATAAAGAATCTCCTCCGCTAGAGACAAAGCAAAATCATGACGAATCCACACCATCAGATGAGAAATATGTCTACGAACAAGAAGTGGAAATAGAGATAGAGACCAGTCTCGATGAGCAATTGCCAATCGGATCTGGTGACAGTAGTAATACAACAGACAACACGAACGATACGATGTCTACACTGCAATCGACTCAGAAATTACTGGGCCATGCCACAACTGTAACAGACGGGGAAAAGAAAACG GACCAACAACCTAAAGTTATTGGACATTTAGAGGTCAATCTCGAGTACGACGAAGCCGGTGGTCGGTTGAAAGTTGCCATTATGAAAGCTTCTGACCTGCCTAATAAGCAACAGGGTGGCTTCAACAACTATAGAGTCCGTCTTTCCCTACGCCCCAAGAAACAGCAAAGTAGCAAAACGCGCATTCGACCCGTTGACGATCTAGTCTTTAGAGAACTATTCCGTTTTCGTCAATTACCGAAAGAAGAACTTCCGATCTTAGAACTGCTTTTCAAAATGCACGGGTGTGGAAAATATGGAAAGGAAAAACTTGTTAgtgatgcaattttgaacttgtctGCATTAAAAGCAGCCGCAAAGCAAAACTTTAATATTCCACTATTAGAGGCATTACCGCGTGAAAAGAGCAAAAGTGGAACAGAAAACAGTTGA